The following DNA comes from Ornithinimicrobium avium.
CGTGCTCGTCCCGCAGACGTGGTCGTTCTTCGTCTCCGGCGCGGTCGTCGGCGGGACCTTCCTGTCGGTCGTCACCGCGATGACGGTCGGCGTGCGCGAGTCGCTGCCCTCGACCCTGTGGACCTCCGGCCTGGCGTTCGCCACCGTGGCCTTCGGCGCCGGTCAGACGGCCGGGCCCTGGCTGACCGGCTGGTTCTCCGACGTGTCCGGGTCGCTGGGGGCCGGGCTGGTGCTCTCCGCCGTGCTGCTGCTGGTCGGAGCCGTCCTGACCGTGCCGCAGGCCAGACGCACCGGCGCGCCGAGCACCACGTAGGATCGGACGACAAGGGGAAAGGAGCAGCCATGCCGGAGTGGTTGAGCAACAGCCCGCAGTGGCTGTGGTGGATCGGCGCCGCGCTGGCGTTCGGCATCGTCGAGATGAACACCCTCGACCTCATCTTCCTCATGCTCGCGCTCGGTGCGCTGGTCGCCGCGATCGTCGCGGGGGTCGGGCTGCCGCTCGTCCTCCAGGTCCTCGTCTTCGCGGTGGCGGCCGGCCTGTTCGTCTTCGCCCTGCGCCCCATCGCCCTCAAGCACCTGCACCTGGAGGGCAAGGGCGGCCCGATGGGCATCGAGGCGCACATCGGCCACGCCGCGACGGTGGTCGAGGAGGTCAGCGACCGCACCGGTCTGGTCAAGCTGCGCGGCGAGCACTGGACCGCCCGGTCCGAGCTGGCCGGGCTCACCTACGCGCCCGGCGACCTGGTGACGGTGGTCAAGATCGACGGCGCCACCGCCGTCGTCACCGCCGCCACCCCCGAGGACAAGCCGTTCGACGCCGAGCCCCCGACCGACCGCTGAGGCAGACGCAACCCCCGGCCGGGAGCTCACGTCATACCCCCAGCCCGACAGACCTGACCAAGGACCGACCCGAAGGAGAGTCCTCATGGACCCCGTCAACCTGATCGTGTGGGCAGTCGTAGCCCTCATCGTGCTGTTCGTGATCAGCGCGATCGCCCGAGCCATCCGCATCGTGCCGCAGGCGACCGCGGTGATCGTGGAGCGCCTCGGCAAGTACGACCGCACCCTGGACGCCGGCCTGCACTTCCTGCTGCCGTTCATCGACCGGCCGCGCGCGGTGGTCGACCTGCGCGAGCAGGTCGTCAGCTTCCCGCCGCAGCCGGTGATCACCAGCGACAACCTGGTCGTCTCCATCGACACCGTCATCTACTTCCAGCCCACCGACCCCAAGGCGGCGACCTACGAGATCGCCAACTACATCCAGGGCATCGAGCAGCTGACCGTCACCACGCTGCGCAACGTCATCGGCTCCCTGGACCTGGAGCAGACGCTGACCAGCCGCGACATGATCAACGGCCAGCTGCGTGGGGTGCTCGACGAGGCCACCGGCCGCTGGGGCATCCGGGTCAACCGGGTCGAGCTCAAGGCGATCGACCCGCCGGCCTCCGTGCAGGACTCGATGGAGAAGCAGATGCGCGCCGAGCGTGACCGCCGCGCCACGATCCTCAACGCCGAGGGCGTCAAGCAGTCCCAGATCCTCACGGCCGAGGGTGAGAAGCAGGCCCAGATCCTGCGCGCCGAGGGCACCGCCCAGTCCGCGATCCTGGAGTCCCAGGGTGAGGCCCGGGCGATCCTGCAGGTCTTCGACGCCATCCACAAGGGCAACCCCGACGGCAAGCTGCTGGCCTACCAGTACCTGCAGATGCTGCCCGAGATCGCCAAGGGCGAGTCCAACCAGATGTGGGTGGTGCCCACCGAGCTCACCGCCGCCCTCTCGGGCATCGGCAAGGCGCTCGGCGGCGGTGAGAGTTCTGGCTCGGCCTACCTGGACGGCCCCAGCGCGAGCCTGCGCGCCGACGCCGGCTACACCGGGCTGGACGACCTCGACGCGCCCACCCTGGAAGACCCCCGTGAGGCGCTGCGCCGTGCCCGGGCCGAGGCCGAGGACGCCTCCCGCAACGCCGAGGGTGCGACCAAGCAGCGCACGGGCAAGGAGGCCGAGGCCGCGGTGGCCGAGGCCGCCCGCAAGGCCCGCGCCGCGGCACGCCAGCCTGGTGCGTCCGGCTCTGCCCAGCTGGGCACCTTGCCGCAGCAGGAGCAGGTCGTCGCGGACCTTCCGGAAAAGGACGACCCCGCCGACCCGGCGCCGGTCGAGCAGGCTGACCAGGGCGCCCATCGCGACCAGCCCGGCGCGCACTCGTGGGAGCGTCCGGAGGGCGAGCGCAAGCCCTGGGACCAGAGCCCGCAGGACTGAGTCAGCCCCTCATGACCCGCGACCTCGCGGGGCTGTGACCGTCCAGGTCATGGCCTCGCGGGGCCGACGCGCGTCAAATTTGCAAGTGCAATAGGTCCTCGTTATTGTCGCACTTGCAAATCCGCACCGAGGGAGGAAGAACTGATGAGGGATCAGCGCACGAGACGGACGGCGAGCGCAGTCCGTCGCTGGGTGGCCGCCGCGAGCACGACGGCGCTGGCCCTGGCCGCCGCACCAGCATGGGCGAGCACGACGAGCGAGCAGGAGAGGGCGCAGCAGTCCGCCTCGATCATGCTCGTCCTCGACGCCTCGGGGTCGATGGCCGCCGACGACGCCGGCGGCGGGGGCACCCGCATGGAGGCCGCGCGCAAGGCCCTGACCGACGCGGTCGACAACCTGCCCGAGGACGCAGAGGTGGGGCTGCGCGTCTACGGTGCGACCGAGCCCAACGAGAAGAAGACCGAGGCCGCGTGCACCGACACCCAGGTGGTCGTCCCGCTCGGCCCGTCGGACCCGGCCGCGCTCAAGGACGCCGTCAAGGACGTGGAGCCCTCCGGGTTCACCCCGATCTCCTACGCGCTCTCCCAGGCGGCGGACGACCTCGGCGACGCGGACAACCGGCACATCATCCTGGTCTCCGACGGCGAGGAGACCTGCGACCCCGACCCGTGCGAGACCGTCGAGCAGCTGGGCGCCGACGGCATCGAGGTGCAGATCGACACGGTGGGCTACGGCGTCGAGGAGACCGCGCAGAGCCAGCTGCGCTGCATCGCCGAGGCCACGGGCGGCACCTATCTGGCGGCCCCGGACGCCGGGAGCCTGGAGATCGCCCTGGACAAGCTGTCCACCCGTGCGCTGCGCGGATTCGCCGTCCAGGGCACCCCGGTCGAGGGGGTCGACCGCACCAGCACGGACGAGGCCCCCGTCCTGGAGCCGGGGCAGTACACCGACAGCATCACGACCGGCACCAAGGCGGCCGAGTACTACTCGCTCGCGCCCACCACCGGCGACCACCGGCTCCAGGTCTCGGTGACCAGCCGCCCGCCCTCCACCGGCGATTCCTTCGACAAGGAGACCTTCGCCCTGCAGGTGCAGGACCAGGACGGGGACAGCTGCGGCTACGAGAACGGCTTCAGGTTTCACGACCTCGGCCTCAGCGGCGCGGTGACGACGGTCCTGACCGTCGACGATGACTGCCTCACCGGCGAGCCGCTCCTCCTCAAGGTCGAGCGCGGAGGGGACGGGAAGCGTCCGGCGCCCGTGGAGCTGGTCGTGCGGGAGGTGCCGGTCGCCCAGGACGTCGACAGCCTGCCTGCGGGCGTGTACGGGGAGATCACCGTGCCCGACGAGCTGGCCCCCACGCAGGACGAGGTGGAGCCCGTCGTGGGCGGAGGCAGCTTCAGCGACGCCGTCCCGCTGGAGCCCGGCACCTACGTGGAGCACCTCGTCCCCGGCGAGCAGGCCTACTTCTCGACCACCGTCGACTGGGGCCAGAGCGCCCAGCTGATCGTCGAGGGACCGACCGACGACAGCTACCTCAGCGACGAGGCCAACGACTACCTGTGGGTGCACGCGACCTTCCACGAGCCGGACCGGCGCGCCGTCAGCAACCCCGACGCGAGCGCCTACGCCTCCTACCACCTGGGCTCCCCTCCGGAGCGCTACGCCGTGGTCGTGCCCGAGGTCCGCTACCGCAACGCGCTGGACTCCTACCCCTCCGAGGCCCGCTGGGTGTCCGAGGCGGGCACCTACTACTTCACGCTCGCGGTCCCGCCGAAGTACCAGGGCAACGCGGACGGCCGGCCGGTCCCCGTGGAGTTCACCGTCGCCGTCGAGGGCGAGATCACGGGCGTACCGTCCTTCCCCGAGGGCGCCGCCGCAGCAGCGACCGGGGCGGTCGCGAGCAGCACCGACGGCGCCGGCTCCACCGACACCGCGACCAGCACCACCGGTGACCCCTCGGCGGACACGGCGACCCCGACGCCGCAGGCCTCGTCGGTGGGTGACACGGACGAGGACGAGAGCGACCGCTCCCTGCTGTGGTGGGTCGCCGGCGGGGCGCTCGCGGTGCTCCTCGCCTCCGGCGGCGGCCTCTGGGTCGCGGCCAACCGGGGCCGCTCTCAGAGCAGCTGAACCAGCGCCCAGAGCAGCACCGCGGCGCTGAGAATCGCGACCGCGGCGAGCGCCACCACCGGGCCACCGGCCTGCTCCCCGGTCACCTCGCGTGCGGAGCGTGCTCCCGGTCGGGGAAGGGGGTCCTCGGGCGGCGGGTCCTCCTCGGCCAGGTGGTCGAGCACCTCGACCTCGCCCATGGCGCCTTGGCGCCACGCCAGGTCCGGGTGGTCCAGCCTGGCCCGCGCGTCCGACGCAGAGACGGGGCGGTCGCGGACGTCCGGCGCCAGGAGGCTGCGCACGAGGTCCCGCAGCACGGGTGGCGCCTCCCGCGGCAGCGAGCCGGACAGGTCGACGTCCGGGACGTCCGGCTGCGGCCTCAGGCCGGTGAGCATCTCGTGGGCGACCCTGCCGAGTGCGTACAGGTCCTGGGCGGGAGCGGGGTCGCCTCCGCGCTCCTGCTCGGGTGCGCTGTAGCCGGGCGTGCCGACGACGCGGTCGACGCGCGTCAGCCGCGGCCCGTCGAGCCGCACGGCCACGCCGAAGTCGGAGAGCAGCAGGTGCGGACGGCCGGCGCCCGTCGCGCGCAGCAGCAGGTTGGCCGGGGTGACGTCGCGGTGCACGACGCCGGCCTCGTGGACCGCCTGCAGCCCTTCGCAGGCCTGGCGCAGCAGCTCGGCGGCCAGCAGGGGCGGCAGCGCGCCGAAGTCCCCGACGAGGCTCGCGACGGAGCCTCCGCCGACGAGCTCCATGAGCAGCGCCACCTGCCCGTCCTCGGCGACCCAGGTCATCGGCGCCAGCACGTGGTCGTGCCGGATCCGGGTGCTCGACTCCTGCACGAAGCGCAGCAGCGACCCGGCCTCGGCCTGCCGGAGCAGCTTGGCGGCCACCACCTCGCCGGTCCGCAGGTCCCGCGCCCGCCAGACGACGCTCCCGCCGCCCTCCCCGACTGGGTCCAGCAGCTCGACGCGGCCCGCCAGCACCTGGCCGCGCACGGTCGCCCCGGGACCGCGCTCAGGCATCGCCGGGGGCCCCGGCGGTCGGGGCGGCAGCACGGGCCGCTTCGTCGAGGAGCCGGGCGAGCTCGCCGTCCTGATCCGCCGCCCGCGCGACCCGGGCCAGCTCCTCGGCCGGCGCCGCCGCGACCAGCGCTGCGACCACCTCGTGCCGGTCCGGCACGCTCGCCCGCCGCTGGCTGGTGAGCGTCCGCTGCTCGCGCGCGATCCGGGCGATCTCCTCCTCCCGCTTCCCCGCGTCGAGGTCGTCGCGGTGAGCGAGGTCGAGCAGCGCCTCGAGGCGGGCGACCGCCGCGGGGTTGCTGATCTTGATGCGCTGGCCCGAGACCAGCTGGCTGAGCATCGGCGCCGAGAGCCCGAGTACCTTGGCCAGGGCCGTCTGCGTCAGCCCGGTGACCGCGCGCACGGTGCCGACGAGCTCGGCGACGGGCGCGCCGTAGAGCTCGGTCTGGGTGCGGCGGTTGGCCTCCGGGTCGGGGGTGCTCACTCCGCCAGTGTGCCTGACGACCGCAGGACGACCGACTCCCAGCCGGGCAGGACGCCGTGCGTCAGCACGCCGGCGGCCGCGTCCCCGGACGTCGCGACGACCGCCTCGGCGCCCTCCCAGCCCTCGAGCAGCTCGGGCGGCACCTCGACGGGCTCGCGGGTGAAGGACGCCAGGACGAGGAGCCGGGTCCCCTCGTGCTCGCGGCCGAAGGCCCACAGGTCCGGGTGGTCCATCGCCAGCGGCGTGACCGTGCCGTGCGAGACGGCTCTCTCCTCGTGCCGCAGCGCCACGAGCGCACGGTAGTGCTCGAACACCGAGCCCTCCACCCCGACCTGGGCCTCGGCGTTGATCTCCTCGTGGTTGGGCGTCACCGGGATCCACGGCTCGCCCCTGGTGAAGCCGGCGTGCTCCCCGGCGGTCCACTGCACCGGCGTGCGCGCGTTGTCACGGCTGCGGAAGCGCAGCCCGGGCAGGAGGTCGCTGAACGGCACGCCCGCCGCCGTCTGCTCACGGATGTAGTTGACCGACTCGATGTCCCGGAAGTCCTCGGGGGCGGAGAACGGCACGTTGGTCATGCCCAGCTCCTCGCCCTGGTAGACGTAGGGCGTCCCTCGCAGGGTGTGCAGCACGGTGCCCAGAGTCTTGGCCGAGCGCTCACGCCATACCGGGTCGTCGTCGCCGAACCGGCTGACCGCGCGCGGCTGGTCGTGGTTGTCCCAGTAGAGGGAGTTCCAGCCCACGTCGTCCAGCTCGACCTGCCAGCGCATGAGGTTGGCGCGCAGCTCGGCCATGGTCAGCGGCACGATGTCGAACTTGCCCGACGGCCCCTTGTCGAGGTCGACGTGCTCGAACTGGAAGACCATGTCTACCTCCCGCCGCGCCGGGTCGGTGAACAGCCG
Coding sequences within:
- a CDS encoding NfeD family protein, which translates into the protein MPEWLSNSPQWLWWIGAALAFGIVEMNTLDLIFLMLALGALVAAIVAGVGLPLVLQVLVFAVAAGLFVFALRPIALKHLHLEGKGGPMGIEAHIGHAATVVEEVSDRTGLVKLRGEHWTARSELAGLTYAPGDLVTVVKIDGATAVVTAATPEDKPFDAEPPTDR
- a CDS encoding SPFH domain-containing protein translates to MDPVNLIVWAVVALIVLFVISAIARAIRIVPQATAVIVERLGKYDRTLDAGLHFLLPFIDRPRAVVDLREQVVSFPPQPVITSDNLVVSIDTVIYFQPTDPKAATYEIANYIQGIEQLTVTTLRNVIGSLDLEQTLTSRDMINGQLRGVLDEATGRWGIRVNRVELKAIDPPASVQDSMEKQMRAERDRRATILNAEGVKQSQILTAEGEKQAQILRAEGTAQSAILESQGEARAILQVFDAIHKGNPDGKLLAYQYLQMLPEIAKGESNQMWVVPTELTAALSGIGKALGGGESSGSAYLDGPSASLRADAGYTGLDDLDAPTLEDPREALRRARAEAEDASRNAEGATKQRTGKEAEAAVAEAARKARAAARQPGASGSAQLGTLPQQEQVVADLPEKDDPADPAPVEQADQGAHRDQPGAHSWERPEGERKPWDQSPQD
- a CDS encoding vWA domain-containing protein, whose product is MRDQRTRRTASAVRRWVAAASTTALALAAAPAWASTTSEQERAQQSASIMLVLDASGSMAADDAGGGGTRMEAARKALTDAVDNLPEDAEVGLRVYGATEPNEKKTEAACTDTQVVVPLGPSDPAALKDAVKDVEPSGFTPISYALSQAADDLGDADNRHIILVSDGEETCDPDPCETVEQLGADGIEVQIDTVGYGVEETAQSQLRCIAEATGGTYLAAPDAGSLEIALDKLSTRALRGFAVQGTPVEGVDRTSTDEAPVLEPGQYTDSITTGTKAAEYYSLAPTTGDHRLQVSVTSRPPSTGDSFDKETFALQVQDQDGDSCGYENGFRFHDLGLSGAVTTVLTVDDDCLTGEPLLLKVERGGDGKRPAPVELVVREVPVAQDVDSLPAGVYGEITVPDELAPTQDEVEPVVGGGSFSDAVPLEPGTYVEHLVPGEQAYFSTTVDWGQSAQLIVEGPTDDSYLSDEANDYLWVHATFHEPDRRAVSNPDASAYASYHLGSPPERYAVVVPEVRYRNALDSYPSEARWVSEAGTYYFTLAVPPKYQGNADGRPVPVEFTVAVEGEITGVPSFPEGAAAAATGAVASSTDGAGSTDTATSTTGDPSADTATPTPQASSVGDTDEDESDRSLLWWVAGGALAVLLASGGGLWVAANRGRSQSS
- a CDS encoding serine/threonine-protein kinase, whose protein sequence is MPERGPGATVRGQVLAGRVELLDPVGEGGGSVVWRARDLRTGEVVAAKLLRQAEAGSLLRFVQESSTRIRHDHVLAPMTWVAEDGQVALLMELVGGGSVASLVGDFGALPPLLAAELLRQACEGLQAVHEAGVVHRDVTPANLLLRATGAGRPHLLLSDFGVAVRLDGPRLTRVDRVVGTPGYSAPEQERGGDPAPAQDLYALGRVAHEMLTGLRPQPDVPDVDLSGSLPREAPPVLRDLVRSLLAPDVRDRPVSASDARARLDHPDLAWRQGAMGEVEVLDHLAEEDPPPEDPLPRPGARSAREVTGEQAGGPVVALAAVAILSAAVLLWALVQLL
- a CDS encoding DNA-binding protein, coding for MSTPDPEANRRTQTELYGAPVAELVGTVRAVTGLTQTALAKVLGLSAPMLSQLVSGQRIKISNPAAVARLEALLDLAHRDDLDAGKREEEIARIAREQRTLTSQRRASVPDRHEVVAALVAAAPAEELARVARAADQDGELARLLDEAARAAAPTAGAPGDA
- a CDS encoding alpha-glucosidase — encoded protein: MLTEDLPRDWWKGVVVYQVYPRSFADSDGDGVGDIRGVIERLGHLERLGVDVLWLSPVYCSPQDDNGYDISDYRGIDPLFGTLEDVDELIARAHDAGIRLVMDLVVNHTSDEHAWFVDSRSSRDSEHRDWYWWRPPRKGHVGGEAGAEPNNWGSFFSGSAWEWDEATGEYYLHLFSRKQPDLVWSNPDVRAAVYAMMRWWLARGVDGFRMDVINLIDKPDGLPDGDKKLGDLWGQAFPLVSTGPRVHDYLQEMHGQVFADLGRPYLTVGEMPGVDAEQARLFTDPARREVDMVFQFEHVDLDKGPSGKFDIVPLTMAELRANLMRWQVELDDVGWNSLYWDNHDQPRAVSRFGDDDPVWRERSAKTLGTVLHTLRGTPYVYQGEELGMTNVPFSAPEDFRDIESVNYIREQTAAGVPFSDLLPGLRFRSRDNARTPVQWTAGEHAGFTRGEPWIPVTPNHEEINAEAQVGVEGSVFEHYRALVALRHEERAVSHGTVTPLAMDHPDLWAFGREHEGTRLLVLASFTREPVEVPPELLEGWEGAEAVVATSGDAAAGVLTHGVLPGWESVVLRSSGTLAE